CTGCAGGACTAAAATGGtacatgggggggggagcgggggggagaACAGGGCAGGCTAGGAAATGAGAACTAGAAAATCAGTCCTGGAGAGTGAGAGGGGATGGGATGGAGAAATCAAGACAGAGGCAGGGCCAACCCTGCATACACTGGGGAGGGCTGCTTGCATGGGGATGGGCTCAGTTCAGGAGGATGGGGCAAGTTCAGAAGGAGGGCCTCATTACAAACAGTTTGAGGAAAACGGGTCTTGGCCAGCAAGAGTGGATTACGCCATCCCAGCTGACTACAATGGCATTCCCCAGGGCTAACCTGAAGCCTGTTCTGTAATTACTGCCATCCAGCCACCTCCAATCTCCTTCTTGAACTTCATAGAGTCCAATCCAAAAGCGCTCATTCCTGGTCCGGGTCTGTATGAAATTCTGCAAAGGAAAAATCCGACAAATACTATGAGTGAGAGAATATTGGTTTCCATTGCTACGTGACAAAGGTGCCGGGGATATCCCCTTGACATCATAAAAaacagaggagaggaagaagaggaagttgagcTTAAAATTCACTGCATATTCCAGAAGCAAAAATTATTGGACTCACAGGGCTATCCAGATCTATTTGAGGGGCTGTTTAGAATGGCTTTCTTTTGAGAGGTATTACTGGGAGGGACATAATTTGGGGCCTACTCCACTATGGTCCAGATCTTGCAGTATCCAGTGCCCTCTGAGACCTGCTGGAACTCTGCTTTGTGACTGTTGTGGCTGCAGGCAGTGGTACAAACAAGATTTTCTGGGTCTGTTTCACTGTGACACCTGCAAGTGAACTACTGGCaagaaatgctgtgctgtgggCTGCTGTCTCCCCTTTCAGCATGTAAAATTCATTTTTCTGTGCCTCCCATCTTCCTGCCCCAGACCAGTTTCCCAAATTGCACCTGCAAGGCACACAAAGCATGCCAAGCAGCTATTCTCACCCCCTCAGCCTAGATTATTGCCTTCCTGCCTGTCCCCCTTTCTTGGCAGAGCCTGCCTTGCCCGTTCTGGCAGCAGCACAAGccgccttcttcctcctcttgatgttggagatgtgacttcTCAAGGATTAGCTCTCTGCACCTATTTATCCTACTACCCACagggggtttcttaaccttgggcccccagatgttgttggactacaatacccagaATCCCCacctataatggcttttgcttgaggattctgagagttgtagtccaacaacatctgggggcccaaggttaagaaaccctgcactagggTTTTCGGAGTAGACATAGTGAATAAGGGAATCTCCCTTGATTCTGCTCTGAGCCCACCTGACAAGTTGACTGATATCCTCTGGCTACTTCCTTCCtgtttcttccttctctttcccccagcACCATGATGTAGCTAGATGCAggacacaggctttctatcctAGCATGCCATTTCTCTAATAAACCTTTTGGACCTtaagcatcagtctccaggtaCTCTTAATGAGCCGCTCTCTCCGTTCACACACATCGTCTGCAGCATAGAACCCTCCGCTCTGTCACTTGTTCCTCCCGTTCTCATTTTGAAAAGGAGCGAAAGTATACTGGGGCCAAGAGAGCACTCTAGGCCAACGCTCTGAGCCTTCATCACACTCACCCTGCCCTGATGAGATGTTTCCCCAAAGGTGGTAAGTTTCCCATCTTGTTACCTGTTTGGGAAAGCCATCAATGATGACCAGTTGGGACTGAAGGCCTTCGCACTGAGCTTTGGCCTGATGCCAAGAAACTGCCTTCAGGGAGAAGTAGTAGCATTTTCCACGGAAGTACTCCCATTGCCTGGTGTCAGGGCCACATGGGAACACTGGACAGATACAACACAAAGAGAGTCAAACCTTGGTAGTCTGGCTTGGCAGTTTATGAATGAataacaaaagaacataagaatagccctgctggatcgcatctagtcagaggcgtatctagggaaaatagcgcctagggcaaacaccgaaattgcgccccctgtccaagcatctgacacccatctttcagataactttaccataatatcagctcaaaaatacaagtcaagctcgttaatcttttaaaatttcaaaaactatttagcagtggccttagccagaccaaaaaatgctggaaaactacacatttcagtacgTGGAAATGTACtacacaaatactatgtggagatgtacttggaaaactaaacagaagtgcctgtctaattctctactatgcattgtagcatcaccattacataagttttaaaaatcaatggagaatttgacttttcccagatacgctgtaaaaaggatatgcagagtaaactgtgtcactgcttggaatatattctagtctttcagaaagacagttaaaatgagagaaagagagcaagaaactcccagtggacttaatactaaggatttcacactgattcaaagacaaactcaccattaatagccatattagcaagacatcacatttaactcacttatcacaagaagcaaagtaagagcaaatgaatacaatcctatctcttaagcgtcagctcagtattcacaagccctgattctctgtacatagtgccaatctgaatatgtgtacagtgtcttatattgtattattattattattattattacccatagccccttgggggggcttcctaaaggctgggtttttttttttgcaaagattccccctcaccccgctggcctctagggcctcgcagggaccatttgagcatgtgcagtggccgtttttaaaaataacctttttttttaaggccactgaaaacaaaatggccgccgcacatgctcaaatggcctctgaaaaagcctggcatgacctagagcctcacagaggctatttgagcatgcacggtggccattttgtttttggcagccatttttttaaaaaaaaataattttacaaaatggcgcccccccttcaagtgccctgcctgccctacccctagatacacccctgcatctagtccagcatcctgttccccacagtggcccataagatgcctctgggaaacccacaggcaagagatgaaggcgtgctctctttcttttgctgttgctcctcctgcaactgatattcagaggcatcttgcctctgaggctggaggtggcctatagccatcaaggctcgtagccattgatagatccacCATGTCTTCCACCTGAAGCAATGCTGCAGGATGATTGTTCCAGTGATCAGAGTTGGTAAATCTGGGTTATATATACAATTGCAAAGGGATTCCAGTGTACATTAGAGTGGTGTCATCTCTTGTTTGAACTTGACTAGCATCAGAGTTCCCAAAAAGGACATGGAACAGAAACTGCCCTATGCAGTGGAGACAGTGAAGGAAATATAAACACTTACAGTGGAAATCATGGCCAGTAGGGTCCTTTGCAAGCTCAGCACGTGCTTTGTTAACATCCGATGAAAGAGTTGCCACTGCAGGTGCAAAAGAGGAGGAAAGGATATATCATGTCAGAGTATTCCATCATCCTGCTCTCCGTTTATAGTTTTGCCACACCACACAAGAATAATTGTTGACAAAAATAtctgagtggtgtgtgtgtgtgtgtatgtgtgtgtgtgtgtgtgtgtgtgtataccagaTGTTTGAGCTGGTAGTCAGAATCTTTGGAGtaaaactgtgtttttaaaaagtggacatCAGCTATGTTTTCATGTAGTGCACATGCTTGATCCTGTGGTCCTTACAGGTGCATTAAAGATCCAGGTTGCTGAGCATCCCAGGTGTATGCTTCTTCCATAGCTATATATATCCTCCACAAAGGTTCCATTGAGCCTTGTGTGGCTGGATGGGTGGGTGAGGGTGGCAAAGCAATGTGACCATTCAGCCTTGGCAGCTCTGAGGGTTGCTCTTACTCCCACTGTCTTGCACAGCCCCTTCATCCCACACTAGAAGCAAGAACAGCCTGAGCTCACTGTATCTGCCAGATGCAGGAACAAACAGAAAGCTTTTGCTATTTGCTCTGCTCCTGTTGGAGTCTCTTGGGCTCCACCAATGTACCACCCTGTGGGAGAGAAAAGGCTGGCATTTGTATGAAAGAAAGGCAATGGATAGGGAGATTTCCTGGCCCCTTATGAGATACTGAGCCAGCAAATCGAATCTTTGCGGCAGCCCTATAGCTTCACTTTGTGAGAAGTTGTGTCTGTGAATAagctggggtgtgcacaaaaccagtgtgggtggttcagtttgaactcaaactgaccTTAAATTGGGGttggtaggtttggttttggttttgctctggacgctggttggcgggcaggagaggaggtgcacagtgaccaccgccaggtccagccaggcatggtggtgggttgcccagaactgcatgtggtccatctctgggtcttcctccacaggctcctctaggtactgggcaatgcattgtgcaacacCCGCGGGGGGCCTGGCAGGCTGAGCCTCCCACACACTGGGCAAAGCGCCAAGGCACATCGCTTAAAACACTGGCCTGGTTTAGTGGGAAgaactgcctgctgcattggTGCCGCAGCCTGGGATGCTGCGCTgctagactgggaagaggaaagggaaggggtggGAGATGAAGGGCCGCccgcactgctgctgggtgtggctTGCACACACTCAGGGGTGCACCATCACTGCCCTCATGGTCTCTGGACCTCCTGACCTCCTCCTCTCTAACCCtattgaccaggaggtccctccacctgggcaagtcatccacacaaacaacattgcccttgatggctgggtcgCAGAAACAAgccagtaggagtgtgcacggtttggTCCGGGCACAAtgtaaaagaccgccggaccggttagGAGGTCCGGTGGTCCGGAGGTTcgggagggcgggggcatgtaactttaaggggggggagtactccccccaccaccactcttccccctccggcgctggtgcgttttaaaatcttcttggggcggcagagttcctccctgccgcccctgctcccGTCGTCGTCATCCAGAGCCTTCAAAGGAGTAaagctagcggcgtgcatgcgccctgcgcggcgtgAGCACTCGTCTTTGCCGCTGGCGCGTGTGCACCATGACGTATATGGCGCGTGCGTGCCAGCGGCGGAGACGAGTGCGCGCTCCGCGCAGGGCACATGCATGCCGCTAGCTttactcctttgaaggctttggatgacaacgacgggggcagggaggaactctgctgtcccaggaagattttaaaatacaccagtgctggagggggaagagcagcggcggggggtggggtggggtaagtactaccacccccccttaaagttacatgccccccagtgccggaccacgcctctgtggttccgtgcacatccctacaagccaGGACATATCCTCTCTGTCACCCAACGTACCAACCAACCTATCAACAACCCCAACCCTCAGCTATTCAGGCAGTGCACATCCTTCTGGCATGGTCAGACAGGTCAGGAGTTCACCCACCAGCTTTTTCAGGAGAATAGCCacgggcagggcctggctcagaggagtggcatcAGCACTCAAGCTCTTCAcagcaaacaggaagggctcgagtgctaacaccatctcagacatgagcttccactctgagttggataggtcacacacgCCCAAGGGCTTGTTCCTCGCCAGGTTgtcgagggccacctcctgcttcaGCAGACGCTGAAGCAGGAAGTGCAAGCGCctcctgcaagcagcctcctgcaaGCAGCGGCGCAAGCGCCTGGACGTCTCACTCCATtggaagtgagctgcaatcttgcAGGCCTTGTCCACAAGTGCAGCCATGATGGCAACAGCACCCTGAAGCAGACAGCCCTGTTCCCTGGTCTCCttagcctccttgaggccaagggcaccCCTGACAGCCAGGCGGAGCGggtgtgccatgcagcagatgttcacacactccaacactgactctaccactGCAGTGACAtcggagccattgtctgtcacaatgaagctccaggagaggtgtggcaacccacctatccactcctcaatttggcggttgagtacggccgccacctcctccttggtgtgcttgacatccaaggtctccatgtgcaagatggcccacctgagCCAAAAGGTGGTGTGGGATGCGCTGGAACCAGAGGCAGCaccggaggtcccctctctctctgggccccaccagtgagcagttagggccaggaaagccctattttattttttaaaaatttaatggggtgggggggaatctaaaaaaaaccctatcCAAAAAAACCTTAATTAAGCAAAACCTACacaccctcaccaccaccaccaccaccacaatacaATGGGGGGCAACCAAAGGGGACCTGCAAAAAGAGAAAAcctggttgttttttaaagcacagaCCCTATTTAATAAAAACTAAGGAGAAAGGGAGTACCAAAAAGCAATCACTTACCCCTCACGGTCCTGAAGTCTTCTGCCCCagatgctgcacacacacacaggccgggggtggggggggtgggggaagcctgaCCAGTTCAGCACAATCACCCAGGGTgagtgggggagagcagctgggcaGCTGTGggctacccacccacccaaacaaattaaaataaatactgagtaaaataaaataaagcgcTGGCGGGCGGGAATATGGAAAACTGCTAGGGaaaaggtgagagagagaaagaggagggagcCTAGGCTGTGGGacaggcagaggcagctgtggcCACTGCTGGAGTAAGCAATAGGGTTGGAGAGGGGGGATCACCTGCTCCAGATAAAAGcagcacacacccccacccccaccccaacacacatcCAAAATAGAATGAAAGGGACTGAGGCTGGGGACAGAGTCAACCCAGCCCAGAAAAACAAAAGCGGTCAGTCAGTCAGCAAAAAAGGAAGAGGGGATTTAAAAATGGGCCAGAAGCCCATTGGGcactgcaggggcggggggaatccAAAAGGGAAAGCACTTAGCAGCCACACACAGCCAGGAAAATTACTTTTAGAAAGAAGGGGATTTGCGGGGtggaaagcaaaaaacaaacaaaccaacaacaagCAATCaggacagacctctccagcacaGCAGAGAGACCAGACCAGAGAGCCAGACTAGAGCCAGAGCCTAGAGCCAgagccagaaaagcagcagcagcagcagcagctacagctctctctctctcacctcagcAAAGAGAGATTTTGCAAGcccaggggctgcctttaaatagaagttgaatctccctccttttgaagccccccctccctccagcccagtTCTCCAGGACTAGCACCACTGCGAAGCCTACCAgagggccagacacatctggccaatcaaggaagcaggagctcggcaaatcacagcaagtgacagaacagtcacaaaatgg
Above is a window of Hemicordylus capensis ecotype Gifberg chromosome 2, rHemCap1.1.pri, whole genome shotgun sequence DNA encoding:
- the LOC128348109 gene encoding hepatic lectin-like; the protein is MDEDKFTDQFKSFKERTLQRPFFIIYVLLGVSYLLILIGFVVALSKVATLSSDVNKARAELAKDPTGHDFHLFPCGPDTRQWEYFRGKCYYFSLKAVSWHQAKAQCEGLQSQLVIIDGFPKQNFIQTRTRNERFWIGLYEVQEGDWRWLDGSNYRTGFRNWKQGEPNNYQNQNEDCGQVRINGEWNDYTCNSDSYFICEKPLPSKPAGSQKGT